The following proteins come from a genomic window of candidate division KSB1 bacterium:
- a CDS encoding metal ABC transporter permease — protein sequence MMGLLSFLLPPLVAALLVVAIHVYFGLHVIRREIIFVDLSLAQIAALGATLAFVLGIHPEEPLSYVFSLSFVILGGLFFALTRAREQRIPQEAIIGIAYAVATAMAILVADRAPGGAEHIKETLSGTILWVRWVTIGQMAALYLVVGLLHGIFRRRFFALTEKYRSGELGRADRGWDFLFYLTFGLTIVLSVRVAGILLVFSFLLVPTSAALLLAGSWRSQLLLGWGIGLAAAVGGLCLSYAWDLPSGPAIVALLAFVLSLTAVFRAFSTKKRSALVARD from the coding sequence ATGATGGGGCTATTGTCCTTCTTGTTGCCGCCTCTGGTAGCTGCGCTGCTGGTAGTGGCCATTCACGTCTACTTCGGCCTCCACGTGATCCGGCGCGAGATCATCTTCGTAGACCTCTCCCTCGCCCAGATTGCGGCCCTGGGTGCCACCCTCGCCTTTGTCCTCGGGATCCATCCCGAGGAGCCGCTCTCGTACGTGTTTTCTCTTTCGTTCGTGATTCTTGGAGGCCTGTTTTTCGCCTTGACGAGAGCGCGGGAGCAGCGCATCCCGCAGGAAGCCATCATCGGGATTGCGTATGCGGTGGCGACCGCGATGGCCATCCTCGTGGCGGACCGAGCCCCGGGCGGAGCGGAGCACATCAAAGAGACTCTGTCCGGTACGATCCTCTGGGTCCGGTGGGTCACCATCGGGCAGATGGCGGCCCTTTATCTCGTCGTCGGCCTTCTGCACGGGATCTTCCGCAGGCGCTTCTTCGCCCTTACCGAAAAGTACCGCTCGGGTGAACTAGGCCGTGCCGATCGCGGGTGGGACTTCCTTTTCTATTTGACCTTTGGCCTAACGATTGTGCTGAGCGTGCGGGTTGCCGGCATCCTGCTGGTGTTTTCGTTCCTCCTTGTCCCGACATCGGCGGCCCTGCTGCTGGCGGGTTCGTGGAGAAGTCAGCTCCTGCTGGGATGGGGCATCGGCCTTGCCGCAGCAGTTGGTGGCTTGTGCCTGTCCTACGCCTGGGACCTGCCGAGCGGCCCTGCGATCGTCGCCCTGCTGGCCTTCGTCTTGTCCCTGACCGCAGTCTTCCGGGCTTTCTCGACCAAGAAGCGTTCCGCTCTGGTCGCCAGGGATTAA
- a CDS encoding metal ABC transporter substrate-binding protein, translated as LMEYLQSHQFEGVWLIDKLGGWLKEGLPFRGQRIIAYHKSWEYFCRDFGLEIVDYVEPKPGIPPTARHVKEVIDEIQTLGIRLLLVDNYYERNTPAEIEARTGVKAVFLPQMVGGEPGIHTVFDLYDSWVRKIRAALDSAR; from the coding sequence CTGATGGAATACTTGCAGAGTCACCAGTTCGAGGGGGTATGGCTGATCGATAAGCTGGGAGGATGGCTCAAGGAAGGCCTCCCCTTCCGCGGCCAAAGGATCATCGCCTATCACAAGAGCTGGGAGTATTTCTGCCGCGATTTCGGTCTGGAAATCGTCGATTATGTGGAACCGAAGCCAGGCATTCCTCCTACGGCGAGGCACGTGAAGGAGGTGATCGACGAGATCCAGACTCTGGGCATCCGGCTGCTGTTAGTCGACAACTACTACGAGCGCAACACACCGGCGGAGATCGAGGCGCGAACCGGGGTTAAGGCCGTCTTTCTTCCGCAGATGGTGGGCGGAGAGCCGGGGATCCACACCGTGTTTGACCTCTACGATTCCTGGGTGCGCAAAATCCGCGCGGCCCTGGACTCTGCCCGCTGA